A genomic window from Parasteatoda tepidariorum isolate YZ-2023 chromosome 10, CAS_Ptep_4.0, whole genome shotgun sequence includes:
- the LOC107454869 gene encoding uncharacterized protein gives MSSVFKKISRLLDTSRNLIEIEMKIEKSDIEHTSILSKKFFVTATEAYVLEYCILARDDTLALLLHGKKQNMLLGFSIFVADGDGVYRHSRAGTAQILKRSVNESDLLVGFVDRNSSLKYPLSITCHLEFPYAEKSKNQEVELQCLRKLSVDFKKILDQATETDVTLKVDGVNIKANKVVLRARSPVFNKMFEHDTSERDNSVINIEDIRAPIMEELVSFLYSGTKEDHDFEEACDLYYAADKYEVLSLRDACRSDLLDQLQVGNACQMLILANRHGDVSFKEEIMKFINMNFKSVINTESFGEFVKSDADIALSLMRLHVNTH, from the coding sequence ATGtcatctgtttttaaaaagatttcacGTCTTCTAGATACATCTAGAAATCTTATCGAAATTgagatgaaaattgaaaaatcggATATTGAACATACAagtattttgagtaaaaaattttttgtgacaGCCACCGAGGCATATGTCCTTGAATACTGCATATTAGCGCGAGATGATACGTTAGCTTTACTCTTGCatggtaaaaaacaaaacatgttaCTGGGCTTCAGCATCTTCGTAGCTGACGGTGATGGAGTTTATCGTCATTCCAGAGCAGGTACTGCTCAGATATTAAAACGTTCTGTAAACGAAAGCGATTTACTTGTAGGCTTTGTTGACCGAAACAGTTCATTAAAATACCCTTTATCTATCACCTGCCACTTGGAATTTCCGTAtgctgaaaaatctaaaaatcaaGAAGTGGAATTACAGTGCCTACGAAAGCTATCTGtggattttaagaaaattctggACCAAGCTACCGAGACGGATGTCACCTTGAAAGTTGACGGTGTCAACATCAAAGCCAACAAGGTAGTACTGCGGGCAAGATCTCCTGTGTTCAACAAGATGTTTGAACACGATACCAGCGAACGTGATAACAGCGTAATAAATATAGAAGACATACGAGCGCCAATTATGGAGGAACTGGTATCATTTCTATACTCCGGCACAAAGGAAGATCATGATTTTGAGGAGGCATGCGATCTGTACTACGCAGCTGACAAATACGAAGTGTTGAGTCTCCGAGATGCTTGTAGGAGTGATTTGCTCGACCAATTACAAGTGGGTAATGCGTGTCAAATGCTTATTTTGGCCAATCGCCATGGTGATGTATCCTTTAAAGAAGAgattatgaaattcattaatatgAACTTCAAAAGTGTAATAAATACGGAATCTTTCGGAGAATTTGTAAAAAGCGATGCTGACATCGCATTGTCATTGATGCGTTTACACGTAAATACTCACTAA